The Hymenobacter oligotrophus genome segment GATGTACGCCGAAATGAGCGTGCCTTTGGGCAGCGGCAGCCCGTTATACTCGTCGTCGTTGAGGGCTTGGCGGTCTACAATCCAGGCGGGCGGGTACAGCCGCATGGTTTCCTGAATTACCTGCAGCGAGTACGGCAGTTGGGGCAAGTCCTGAAAAGTCGGGCGCCGCTCACCTAGGGCAGCAGCCATTTCGGCGCGCAGCTTGGTTACAACCTCCGGGTGCTGGGCCAGCAAGTACCACAGCCACGACAACGCATTGGCCGAGGTTTCGTGGCCGGCCACGAGCAGGATAATGGCTTCGTCGAGCACCTGCGCCTCCGTCATGGGTTCGTGGGTGTCTTCGTAGCGCGCATCGAGCAGCATCTGCAGCAGGTCGTCTTTGCCGGCGCCTCCCTCCTGCTGCCGTTGCCTGATGTACTTAAGCACCAGCTGGCGCATCTGCGCGGCCAGTTGGTCGTGGTAGCGGAATTGGCCCTTCACGGCCAGCCACGGCTTCAGATAAGGCTGGCGCAGGGTGCGCGTGTAAAAGGCCTGGATATCGGTAAGCAAGTGCGCCAGCTGCTGCAGTTCGGCCTCGCTCATGCTGGTGCTGAATACCGAGCGCGCAATAACCCGGAAAGCCGTGGTCGTCATCAGCTCGTGCACGGCCACAGTGGTGGCACCGCCTTGCTGCCGGGCCTGCGCGGCCACGGGTTCCAAGCACTCTTCAATTACCTGCAGCATGGTTTCGGTGAGGGCCGCAATGCGCTGCCGATGAAACCCCGGCTGAATTAGCCGGCGCTGCTGCAGCCAGTAGCTGCCCTCGGAGGTAAGCAGCCCGTGCCCTAGGTAGCGCGCCACCCCGTGCGACATCTCCGACTTGGGGTAGTTGCGATG includes the following:
- a CDS encoding cytochrome P450, with translation MNASAPAASPTLPQVPRLRAFRNSLALAENPIPVLTQYLDELGDTIGLHMGGIKPTLLTRDPGLIQHILQKNHRNYPKSEMSHGVARYLGHGLLTSEGSYWLQQRRLIQPGFHRQRIAALTETMLQVIEECLEPVAAQARQQGGATTVAVHELMTTTAFRVIARSVFSTSMSEAELQQLAHLLTDIQAFYTRTLRQPYLKPWLAVKGQFRYHDQLAAQMRQLVLKYIRQRQQEGGAGKDDLLQMLLDARYEDTHEPMTEAQVLDEAIILLVAGHETSANALSWLWYLLAQHPEVVTKLRAEMAAALGERRPTFQDLPQLPYSLQVIQETMRLYPPAWIVDRQALNDDEYNGLPLPKGTLISAYIYGVHHLPRLWPEPEAFRPERFGKEQLREQPAYAYLPFGGGPRLCIGNQFALTEMQLVLLETLRRFEVEWEAQPAPGMRPLITLRPRAEITLRFRVRA